A stretch of Mesoplodon densirostris isolate mMesDen1 chromosome 7, mMesDen1 primary haplotype, whole genome shotgun sequence DNA encodes these proteins:
- the MPEG1 gene encoding macrophage-expressed gene 1 protein, which yields MTSFRGAILIWAVAAWAKMNKSLGDTDEDGFQKCKNTLKLPVLAVLPGGGWDNLRNVDMGRVMSLTYTHCRTTEDGQYIVPDEVFTIPQKESNLEMNSKILESWENYQSSTSYSINMELSLFSKVNGKFSPEFQRMKTHQVKDQAVTTQVQVRNLVYTVKINPDAELSWGFKKELMDISERLENNQTRMATYLAELLVLNYGTHVITSVDAGAALIQEDHIRSSLLQDSQSSRSAVTASAGITFLNIVNFKFEENHTSQNAFTKSYLSNRTNSRVQSIGGLPFYPGITLQAWQQGITNHLVAMDRAGLPLYFFINPDRLPDLPGPLVKKLSKTVETAVRCYYTFNTYPGCTDINSPNFNFQANIDDGSCEGKMTNFSFGGVYQECTQFSGNEVVQLCRNLEQRNPLTGDFSCPSGYTPVQLLSQTHEEGYNHLECPRKCTLLIFCKTVCEDVFRVAKAEFRAFWCVASGQVPENSGLLFGGLFSGKSINPLTNAQSCPAGYFPLRLFENLKVCASQDYELGYRFSVPFGGFFSCAVGNPLVDSATYKDLRAPSLKKCPGGFSQHLALISDGCQVSYCVKAGLFTGGSLPPVRLPPYTQPPLMSQAATNTVIVTNLETASSWIKDSQTHQWRLGEPLELRRAMKVIHGDSSGLSGGAAAGVTLGVTTVLAAVIALAIYGTRKYKKRGYQVVQDERESLVRDTAVNGDALDQEQVQSPA from the coding sequence ATGACCAGCTTCAGGGGTGCCATCCTTATCTGGGCAGTGGCAGCATGGGCTAAAATGAACAAATCTCTGGGAGACACAGATGAGGATGGATTTCAAAAATGCAAGAATACCTTAAAACTACCTGTTCTGGCAGTCTTACCTGGAGGCGGCTGGGATAATCTGCGGAATGTGGACATGGGACGGGTGATGAGCTTGACTTACACCCACTGCAGGACCACAGAGGATGGACAGTACATCGTCCCTGATGAGGTCTTTACCATTCCCCAGAAAGAGAGCAACCTGGAGATGAACTCAAAAATCCTGGAGTCCTGGGAGAATTACCAGAGTAGCACCTCTTACTCCATCAACATGGAGCTCTCCCTTTTTTCCAAAGTCAATGGCAAGTTCTCCCCTGAGTTCCAGAGGATGAAGACCCATCAGGTGAAGGACCAAGCTGTAACTACCCAGGTTCAGGTAAGAAACCTGGTCTACACAGTCAAAATCAACCCAGATGCAGAGCTAAGCTGGGGGTTTAAGAAGGAGCTCATGGACATCTCTGAGCGTCTGGAGAACAACCAGACGCGGATGGCCACCTACTTGGCGGAACTGCTGGTCCTCAACTATGGTACCCATGTCATCACCAGTGTGGATGCAGGGGCTGCTCTCATTCAGGAGGACCACATCAGATCTTCCTTGCTCCAGGACAGCCAGAGCAGCCGCAGTGCAGTGACAGCATCCGCTGGAATCACCTTCCTAAACATCGTGAACTTCAAATTTGAGGAGAACCACACCTCCCAGAACGCCTTCACCAAGAGCTACCTCTCCAACCGAACCAACTCCAGGGTGCAAAGCATTGGAGGGCTTCCTTTTTACCCAGGCATCACCCTCCAGGCCTGGCAGCAGGGCATCACCAACCACCTGGTGGCCATGGACCGAGCTGGCCTGCCTCTGTATTTCTTCATCAACCCTGACAGGCTGCCTGACTTGCCAGGACCCTTGGTGAAAAAGCTGTCTAAGACAGTGGAAACTGCTGTGAGATGCTATTACACATTCAACACCTACCCCGGCTGCACAGATATCAACTCGCCCAACTTCAATTTCCAGGCCAACATTGATGATGGCTCTTGCGAGGGGAAAATGACCAATTTCTCCTTTGGCGGGGTTTACCAGGAATGCACCCAGTTCTCAGGGAATGAGGTTGTCCAACTCTGCCGAAACTTGGAGCAGAGGAATCCACTCACTGGCGATTTCTCCTGCCCCTCTGGCTACACCCCAGTCCAGCTGCTATCCCAGACCCATGAGGAGGGTTACAACCACCTCGAGTGTCCACGGAAGTGTACCCTCCTCATCTTCTGCAAGACGGTGTGTGAAGATGTCTTCCGGGTGGCCAAGGCAGAATTTAGGGCTTTTTGGTGCGTGGCCAGTGGCCAAGTACCTGAAAACTCAGGACTTCTTTTTGGTGGCCTCTTCAGCGGTAAGAGCATCAACCCTTTGACAAATGCACAGTCATGCCCAGCTGGCTATTTTCCATTGAGACTTTTTGAAAACCTCAAGGTATGTGCCTCTCAGGACTATGAGTTGGGATATAGGTTTTCCGTCCCATTTGGTGGGTTCTTTAGCTGTGCCGTTGGGAACCCCTTGGTGGATTCTGCCACGTACAAAGATTTAAGGGCACCTTCTCTAAAAAAGTGTCCGGGGGGTTTCAGCCAACACCTAGCCCTCATCAGTGATGGGTGCCAAGTGTCTTACTGCGTCAAAGCTGGGCTTTTTACAGGAGGGTCTCTGCCTCCCGTCAGGCTCCCACCTTATACCCAACCACCCCTCATGAGTCAGGCTGCCACCAACACTGTCATAGTGACTAATCTTGAGACTGCAAGCTCCTGGATTAAAGATTCCCAGACCCACCAGTGGAGGCTTGGAGAGCCTCTCGAGCTTCGCAGGGCCATGAAGGTCATCCATGGGGACAGTAGTGGTCTGTCTGGAGGGGCCGCAGCCGGGGTCACACTGGGGGTCACCACCGTCCTGGCAGCTGTCATTGCCCTGGCCATCTATGGCACCCGGAAGTACAAGAAGAGGGGATACCAGGTGGTCCAAGATGAGAGGGAGAGTTTGGTTAGAGACACGGCCGTGAATGGAGACGCCCTTGACCAAGAACAGGTGCAGAGTCCAGCCTAG